TTCTTAAATCTGCTTGAAAATGGAGGATCAAACATGCACAAATAACCTAAACttgctgatataaaaaattcaattcaaattcAACACATTAGATCAGTCTCTCTGAAGTAAACAAAGGAAAGattcatataaacaaaaatcGATCAAAATGGTTCATAAAATGATGCAAATATAACTTCATAATGATTTGCTCGGACGATTAACctcatttattataaaaatcctTAAACCACGCATTGTGTACTTCATTTTACAAGATTGCAATACATTATAGTACTATAACGAAACaacttataaaaataaacagggaaatagctttttttttttttttgctttcaaaGTAACTGAAGGTTATCTAAATGGTCTGAATATGTAACTGAATTCCAAACTACGCTAAACAGTCACCTTTGAGCGGATTTCAGTCGAATTTTAGCTGACTAAATGACATAGCTTTTTCCTACGAAGATATATTTAATTGCATTTTACCAACGGTCGTAATTCTTAATTTGGATTTTACAACTAGGGTAAAAAGGTCCATAAAACTAAGaaactattttatatttttaacgttcATTGGTTTCTTAAATGAGGTAAGGTAAATGAGGTAAGTTTTCAAAGGTGCAGTAGGTTTTATAGGCGACAGTGCAGAACGCCTAATCCTTATTTTCCCTGTCTGTGAGTACAACTATTCCAAAATAGCCGAAGACAAACTtggtgttacatgtattacgtttcaaaaaaaaaaattggtatcaAAATGAACTTCTATTTTAGAAACAATAATTATAGTACGCatattaattctttttaaaataccatGAGTATAAATTGGAAAGgaacattaaattttgaatttatttaatctATTATCTATAACTGTTAATATTAAACCATGTTTAAACTTTTCTACATGTGCaaaattcatacttttttttggCTTTCTTTAAATGTCTTGCGTTGTTAAATTTCACCCATTGCTTCGTCAAattgtacagtgtatatttGTTCGTATGTACCACTGataaaaaatgcaaattgtATATTTGATAACGTTTTAAATTAACAACGCAAGCATTTAACATCTAAAATGCTATCAAATGCGATGCATCTTGTCTAGGGTAAAACAACACATTCTATTCATAGAAAAATCTTTCTATTCAATCTATTTTTGTACGCACATTGTAACCCTTTTATTTACTAAGTAAGACACGCGAAACAAATGGAGACATTTCTAATGTAGGTCTTCAAAGTTGACCAACTGTCTCttgaaaataaatagataaagataaagctgtCAAATCTGTGTCAAGGTTGATACGAGTTTACTATTTAAAGGAATGTGATTAATAGTTACCTGGTGATTTAATCATACTATTATCGATGCGTTTAAAAACGGCATTTTATCTAAAGTACACAACTtaatcaaatgtaaaaaaacaaaaaacaaaaaaaaaacaaaacaaaacaacaacaaccaaaaaaaaaaattgaaatcagtcTATACTTTTAATTTAGAATATAAATTTCAATGAATACTTACCATTGCGATTCACATATACAAAAAGACACGATTAAGAGATGATTGAGAAATATATGATATTGACTTCATTGCATAACATGTTATGATTCGGAGAAATGTGGTGGATGGTTCAACATTTATAACAATTGTAGCTACGTCTTAAACTACTGACAACTTTCTCTGTAGGTTAAAGAATCACCTCTTTAGAGTGGTATAATTTTATTCCTTCACTTTATTTCTACTTAAACACAGTGATTCAAATCTAGCTTACGGACTTTGATTTGTATTTTAGATTAGTATTTACAAACtaaattatctgaaaattattAAACAGAATTAGCCGCCTCTTCCGAGCCAGTTGTTTGGAACACTTGTGATTTGTGTGTCTGCTTTGTCCGCTTATGCATGAACTGGTGCATTTTTTCAGTATATTCATGTACTCTTCTCTTAGAAACCTTTTCATATTTATTCgctaattgtaaaaaaaaaacaactatgaTGTTTATTGTCACATAAATATATCAGAtcattaatgaatgaaaaggttAATCCGTGCTTGATGAAGGTCAACTAaaacttatttttcaaatatgattatGTACTTAATATACCATTTGTAGACTACGCATCACAAAAATGACAAACCCAACTGCGCTTAGGTAAAAAAGGACAAGATGCATATTAATCTTAAATGTCATTTTATATATGGTAGGAGATTAGAATCCACAAAAACGTTTACGTTTTACATTGTAAACAAGATAACTGAATCTGTGCACAATCATCTGATTAATCGCCTCATTTAGAAATACATGTTAAGccattatttcttaaaaaaacaacttatataATTTCAATGTTCATCTGCTcttgaatgaaaataataatgaaaatcatTACTATAATTCATCTTCATGTTTCTTAGCTTTATGAATATGTTAAACGTCAAGCCTGCACTAAAAACACTTCCTTGGAAGAAGACAACACAATCGGAATACAGATACTTTTTCTGTAACAAAACTCACAAATAAGTATATTGTATACTATGTACCACGGTGCATTTATTAAACacattgtttgtatttttatcaGCAATTCACTGCAATTACCAGGAAATACATGTCATTGACACAGTAGTAAATATACCTATTTTCATCATCCTTAATCGCAATTACAAAAACGATTTTGACCTAACCTTGCTGCAGAAACAAGTTTGTCTATAATCAttcttcatgtacatgtaatcgaTACAATTACTTTTTTCAGTAATAAGTATTTTTGTCTGGTTAGGTGTGAGAATATTCCGTGCATATCTAAATGTTAGAAGCATGAATGATCTCTTTCATTATATCCCTGGCTAGATATTCTCGTCCAACTGtctttctttgaaaaaaacctCTCGATTCTTTTCCTACGTTTATACTGGAATAACTGTGATCTGCAGCTCCTAACTCATTATAAATATGAAGTATGATAAAATTAGCTTAGCCTATTCTCCATAACCAGGTTGCGGAAACTTGAAGTATTTTGTTGCTCTAAATTTTTATCTGTTTACATTTTATCAGTGGCTTGAGTATATTTTCCCGAATATCTTTAGCATTATAGTTCTTCTTTAGACTGTAGtaggaggttttttttttatattttcagagcatttaattttgtttttatccgTTGTACTTGTTGCTTGCTTATAATgccaaataataaaatgaatattataagAATATTATGCTGGTAATTTTGGCAAAATAAAGTGAACAAACAGTTCTTTTCATAGGCAAAATCCGGGATAGTTCCCATAGCAATTTTGTTAAAAGctttaaatgtatattaatttagATGTCATTTAAAGACAACTAAATGAAAGAACCTCCAAAAATAGTTGTCGCTCTAAACTAAATTACTGATACTGCGCTCATAGACATACAGTAGCATGCTCCGTTTAAGGTTAATAAAATGAGTATTGATGTAAATAATAAGTTATTAGTACCAATACACTCCTTATTAAAGCAAAGATAACTTTTAAAGGTTAATTTGCTTATCAATATTAACGTgttaatatttctttctttctattGCTGTACATCATTGTAAATGTCCATATATAACAGGCACCCAACGGTTGCATAGACCTGCAACTTTAAACTTTAACATAATCTAAGACTTGTTCAGAAATTATTAACATGtctgtaactttttaaaaatttgtttaaaagttctggcacatattcaataattttactCCTTTGTTCTGAAATAGCTGCATTATGTCAAGAATGGCTATATTTTACAGGTAAATATATACAGTGCCTTTCCATAATTCTTACTATGACCCTCGTATGCAATTATTCTTCATACATTGTACCAGTTGCGTCGGGTTCGGACTTTAAGAGCAATTTGTTAAGCTATCGATAGCATTTCGTAGTATGTACTTTAGCATGAAACTGTATCAATGCCAGGATGTAGAATGCTGATAAAAAGTGTACCGTACCGTACAGGAGACATCATATTGTACTACATGTAAACTTACTTCAGTTATACtataaaacataaacatacacatgtatcatGTGGGTCTTTTTATACATAAGAAACATTGACAGCCTGGTAGTTTGGATTGTCACATTAAGCAAACACAgaactttttgaaatttaaacaattatacCCAAATTATTTAATACGTCAGTATACTAATATATGAGGACTTCATGCTAATAACCCTGTTTTGCACGTTCCTAACTGCAAATCTTCATATAAACCTAAAGGGCACAGAACTTAAAACATATGCTACGTTGAATAGGCCAACATGAGAACCTTTTGGATTCTGTTTGCTGTTTTATCAACAGTGTTTACTTATTCCAAAGCATGTAGATGTGCTCCCAAGCACCAGCAAGTACAGTTCTGTAGCTCGGATTTTGGTAGGTTTTCTATAGTTATTGGATTTTTAATACAATGCATTTCTtgcaatacatatttattttttaaataatgtagcATATTTTTAATCGTGATTAAAATTTTGGAAGAATAAGAAGAGTATATGTAGAAGTTTATAATACCAAGAAATAATAAggtttttttctatgaaaaactACAAATTTGTTCCTGTTGCTAGCATAGTTAAAACAAAATCTCTGTTATTTTAGTTATCAGAGCGAAGGTTTTTGGTCGCACGGAGACTGGCAGCTCAAGTTTTCATAACGTTTATTTTACAGTACGGATATTTCGACATTATAAGGTATCCTTTAGGAAATATCATTTACTATTTTGTTCGTAACTGAAAACATGTCTGATTTTGAAAATAGTAGTGACATTTTGGGTTCATTTTAATtagtcaaaaagaaaaaaaatgccaaCAGAATTACATATATGGAACTGATAACTTAATTTTGATCAAATACCTCAGACTCATTACTGCTCTCCAAATATAAATACCTGTATCAAAAATCAATCTGTATCATGTTTCATGAATTGCTTTAATTTTCGTTTATCCTGTTTAAGTTGAAGAGTGCACTATAATGTAAATCACGTTCCTTTTTACCTCAGAAGAAAACCAAAGCCTATTGTCGcactatttttattttatttctgttaTGTTGACCCTTGCAGAAAGGCTCTTATAGGGAAATACGTCGAGTACAAAGGATATACACAGCTCCTAACTCAGCAGGATGTGGAGAGAACTTCGAAAAGGGTCGTGAATACATCATTAGCggtaattacaatttttttctaaaaaaaaaaaaaaaaaaaaaaagaaaagaaaagatagGTGTTGTATGTATATATCAGCAGatgcatttttataatatataagtaaatgaatgaattattaaataaataaattagtaaataaacaatgtaaacgtaaataaacaataacaataaaacGTAATCGTGCTGTACCTTTTTGAacgatttaaataaaaaaaatgtttaaagggAGTCGTTGTATGCAAAACTATTATACTACTTTTACGTTATGCTTTCTTTGTTATATTTGTTCTGTCATGCATTGTTTTTATCgcaattgtttttattaccaaACATCGcttcaaataaaatatcattatagTTAACAATAGTCGATTAATAATCCGAAAATTTCAATGAGTACAGGCACTATTTACAAAAACAAGTGGATCACAAGTACCTGTAATTGGAATGTTGAAACATCTTTACTTCCTCAATACCAGAGAAATGCTCTGAAATTCGGATATTACAGCAAACAGTGTTCCTGCGATGTAagtaatacaatatagtatgtTCGTTTTGTCAATGTGCCTGtgttaaaaaaaggaaatagcAAATATTTAATGCATGTCCTGTTTTAAATTCTACCGAAATTGAAATAAAGTGAAAACTCTATTTTCATTggtttacatgtacaacatatttCGCTTTTGAAAAAGTAGGGTTTCGGTTACTGGGAATTAAATAATTGCTAGTCaatcattatatattttctttcaataattGCTATTCAATTATTAGATacgttctttcttttttaaaagagtatatattattttttttaaacagatagATATCTGCTTAGGTGGTCAGTGTTCTAAGCCATCAAATGATAAATGCGTTGTTGGTCAAAATGGGGACTACTCGTGCTTCTTTGAGGAAAATTCCTGTAGACGAGGAAGAAAAGGATGCACCTGGCATACTTCTGAATGCTTACGAAGTACatatttgtaaaacatatttgtaaaaCTGATTTAGTTAGAAATAAATATAGTGAACTTCAAGGTTTTGTCTTAACTTTTTGATGAATATTatagttgattttaaaacgcaGCTTTACAAGATCTATTAAACACCAGTCAAACAAACATCAAttatttaaactgttaaacACAAAACCATATACGGTACTTTATGTTTAAAGATatcataaatgtacatatagtAGATAAGAAACTCAACGAATCATGTGATATTTTTTACCCATCGACGGACTTATCGACAGACGGCGTTTATTCTAACGAGGGTCGGATCAAGGTTCTcgacaataaaaaaaagattgtctTGGTCTTATATGCagtcttttacaattttatgccatgctatggtatgcgattttaatgatatgcaatgagattttatgctatgctatgagatatgtatgctatgctatgagaaattgaaatgaagggcttaatgatatgatATGCTATGCTGTGCTATGGTATGAAatgtgatttgaacaaaaacgcctccatacacagaagagttccacacatttcaaagtaaaataattagaaGCTACAGTTTATCACAAATCTATTATGTGAacattcttttttcaaataaaaaatttaaaactgaattaaaatAATGTCGTATGCTATGCTATAGAATGCTATGGTATGAAATGACGAATGCGATtttatgagattgtatgctatggtatgagattccagtGCTATGCGATGAGATTtaaatgctatgctatgagatttcaatgctatgctgtatgttgtaaaagatatgcttgaaccgaACTTAAAGTTATTTAATAGCCGTTTTTATTTGTACGTTGATGTATAAATGTTGAATGTTAATGCATGGTAACTTATTCATTACGAAGTTCATAATAAGTATATTGAAAGCATTAGCCCGGATAAAGCTTGGCAATATTTACAAGCAGATTATCGATTTAATGTTGGCATGTCACAGGAAACCGACATCCGTACCGTCGGAAAACTCTGATGCCCTGAACAACACCTGGAATGgatagaaaaataataatgcttagaaatattttcaatttcgctgtttcttcaaaattgacgtaaaaCGCGTCAAGGTTAACGATGACGTCAAGTGAGACTTTGACGTAATAATGAACAAAGTAAAGGTCCTGCACTTTGTATTGcagcatcaaaaattaattgaaattattcaataaaaacgGCTATTAAATAACTTAAAGTTAATTCTAATTAATTAACCTTGAGTATTgcaagtttttgttttaaaatcttttttttttaaatcctgtcAACCAACGAAACACGTTTGCTTAAatctagttttttttctcatttattattttgagagagagaaagagagaaaacatacattatttaaattcCAAAAAATGCTTACTAATGAaccattaatattttgaaaataggaTATatggtagctacatgtatattagcaTACGTGAGTTTATACAACAGAAAAAGAATAAATggttgatatcaaaaaattgatatattatatttctttgattattttttatacattgtaaatcaTGAGCTTCTGCATTACAGATATATGTAATTATCCTATCAGTGTGAATATACCACTTTGACGCACTGTATATGTACACGTGTCTGTTTTAGAGCGTGGTCAGGTGCTGTGTATACAAGAGCGTCGAGTCGTGAAACGAGTGCATCATACCGTGCAAGTAACATTTCGGTTCGTGTAATGTGTAATTCAACTTTAGTTAAACTGAAAAACATATGGTACTTGTAGTGTTGTACATGAAAACTGCTGCATGTGACAGTTTGTTTTGTTACatttaacatgaacaaaagtaATGACCCTTAATGCGTGATTGGGCATCGAGTGTTTACTTAAATTCGTTTTTTTATTCATCAATTATccttatattatttttctttcaagataattaaaaatgaagttcTTATGGAAGCTTCCACGTGtgatttatattataatatatatcgaAAGTGAACTTTAAAATGACAAAGCTAATTTGAAAGGTTAATCATTGTACATTCCAGAAATAACTACCATGCATTACCTTTATAAAGGTAATCCCTGATTAGTACAGACAAGTTTATGCATGTGAATAGAACCAactattaagaaatatatattttaacattaaacctTTATATTAAATGTTACAATTTGCATTTATTCCTCTCCTTTTATTACCAGTTACATTTAGGTACTTACTTTCACCGAGAcctatactttttaagacatacgtcacaagatggcgatttaaatgttttgttaaactgattgtatcaatcgattcagatgtatatcgtatTAGCTCAGTTTTAAAGTATCAgacttgtgaaccgcaggtcatgtgttcgaatccacctggggcttttgtttatgtttactgaatgaaatttttgaaaatatcatttttgatcTAAAAGTGCACATTTTTCGCCTCGttgacatatatacttcttatccatcatgcatTCTTACATAATCaggtaattttctgctgattttagaaactatttcaaggtgtagtgaggcaccttaagtACTTACATTTAGAACGACAAGATTATAATTAGACGAAATCATCATGCATGACTCTACAAATAATTATCAATTGGTATTAAACATTACATTAAACATGATTGGGTGGTACATATTAAACTTGACAAGtgagtttattaaaaaaaatatttaaacgaaattttgagagagagataATATGTACATCGATATTCTAGCGATAGTGAACACCATTTCAACTCTTTGTTTAAAGTATATTTTAGTAGCAAACTATATGGATATTGTCTTTAGATccttcatttaatatttattgatgaaTATTAAAACAAGCAAAAcgttgaacaaaattaaaaactagAAATCCCCTCAAATATAATGCAACAATATTTCCCTTTAAATTCCTATTACATCCAAACGAATGAAACACGTTGAAgagtacaacaacaaaaatacaaaaaaaaaacccacacaccAAACCAAACAAAGAGTGGCCAATGTGACAATCCCGCTTCATAAATATTAGAGAGATTAATGTCGTGCGACCTGTCAAaaacgtaaattaaaaaaaatattaagcaatTCGTGTCTTTGCACTTTAAGAAtcttaaacattaaatttataaCCAAATGTGGTTTTGGAAAAATCAAAgatgaaatttgtttaaattgaattaaacttATGCAAAGTATTtcgtcaaaatattgtttattatcctttaataactttttttttggctaaaatatttttatacgaCCTCAGCAACAAATAGAAtaaaatttcactgaaaaatttaaaaaaatgtcgaaaaaatcaaaataggaAATATCTAGTTTCATCGATGGTTTTCATACGGTATAAAAGTGAACTGTACCGCTGTTTCGTCGTAAAAAATCGAATTTTGGTCCTCCTTCGTCGTGTCAATATAGAGTGATTGAAAATTTCCTTACtcaatgtataaaataaatgaaattaaaatgacagatgttttaagatttaataagATGTATGGTTTAGCCTGTTAACCCTTACACCGACATTTTTACTTAAAATGATCTGTtagttttttaacaaaaagaaaatcagTTTTTGTAGCATTTCGTTGTTGAGTTCAATTTgtgataataaataaacatattatttagattaaatagGAAACTATCAAGCCGAGCGTTAAATTGAACACAATTTTTCCTTATCATTATGTCATAGGTAATGTCAAATCAACACCTTTTTAAGAAAAGTGCATATTATGTCACACTCGAAAGAATCacaatttttagaatattttttcaaatgtaattggttttttatgaatataaaaatttttAGCACATggtaatttgttttcattgaaacCATGACAaacaaaatcttattgtaaaaacctcaattattattcaaatctttttaaaaaaaaaaatccaaccacgtcaaaatattaatgtatgATAGTGGCATTTACTATGTTATTTCAATTTCCTAATCCGGtctacaaaatgtatataaacaCTACCTGTTGAGGTAAGGAGTTATTCTTTACGCAAAATCAGAATGAAAACACTAGTGATATTTTGCGCTGTTTTAGCTTCCGTTTATACCTATTCTGAGGCATGCTCCTGTTTTCCTCAACATCCCCAAGTACAGTTCTGTAACGCAGATTTTGGTAGGTTGTTTTAAtctcgtttttgtttttgtgactgttgttaaatttttgttgttatttcatGATCATAAATCGATTTTtacaatcagaaaaaaataagtatTGCTCTAGGGATTAAATGTAAGCATGGAGTGATATTGATTACTATTCGGACAGTCCATGTTCTTCTAATACGACGCCAATGAATGTTAAAAATCTatttgtctatttcattgcgGGAAGGTTCTTAGTTCAGTCAAATTATTTCCTGTTGTTTATGGTGATTCCAAGTCTTTTTTTTTCGGTATGTTATTTGATCAGGACATTTCTTCTGTAATAcaagcttttataatttttcaatcaGAATATCATTtgtattgatttgaattttctaaAGTTATCAAGGCAAAGGTATTAAAGAGAAGAGAAACTGGCCCTTCACAGTCCGATGACGTGATTTATACAGTGAAAATAATCCAAAATTACAAGGTATTTTCTTAATATAATTCAGACAACGCGAGGAACTCAatgcaaattaaataaatcaatgtatTTTAGAATGCTCAAACGTTGataccattttaatttgaagggATCAATTTTTATGGGTAGCCAACATTTTACTATcttgtggggacgtaattttgtTGGTAACAAGTTCGAAAAATGTGTAATTATTATTGAGtgtttctatatacatgtacgtttgacGGGATGTAACTTCAAATTACGCCATATTGAGgcaccagcggggtttgcttatttttatttatatttaatcgtacgatggacaaaaatcatataaatataagtgataaaaaaacagtctttaaatattataaggtgataatttcggtccgGGCGTGaacaaatctatcataaagcccgtGTATTGTTGATATTCTTGTAGAGAGACCGTTATTACAGAGGGCGCCGAGTACAACAAATATTCACCGCTTCAAACTCCGCACTATGTGGCTCCTTTTTTGAGATTGGCAGGGAGTACATCATCACAGGTAACCccagttaaaaatatttcaacatcTACCACATTATTacgattaaaaattttattgaaatttcaaaacacacgtaatttgttataatcatATTGAGCAATTGATAAACGGTACCATTGTTTGAAACTATCTCgaatgattatattttttttttcaattgattcACACATTGAAAAAATGAGCTTCGTAAATCAAATTGCGGTACAACTAACAAACAAATGGTAATATAGCTTCATACTATTTGAGTACAGGTTAAGACACACACAACACTCAGCATTTGTTAATTTCAGCAAGTACTTACTTTGTTCATGTTTATAGATTTTATCTTacctttgaaaaatatatattgatttaataatgtaaatatCCATAAACTTCTACTCAagtgaaaaacaaaagaaaattccataagaaaattaggtaaaacaaatatattctaTTCACAATTTAAGTTGAACATTTTTCAGGATCCATTCGAGAGAACAGGTGGAGAACAAATTTATGCAGCTGGAATCTTCCAACAACTTCTCTTACTCAATATCAGAAGAATGCACTTAAATCTGGAGTCTATAAGAACAGTTGTTCTTGTAATGTAAGTCTTGAAATATCATAACTGCTAGCATATACCTGCTAAGAAGCATATTTCATCCCGACAATAACAAGAATTATGCTTTAATTTAAAAGatgctaaataaaaaaagacattttggCAAATTAAATATCGTTGTACACGTATACTGATGCAATCCAAAAGCTCGTTAGATCCTTCAAGAAAAAATATCGTtttaaatgaacttttaaaGAATGCATGCGATTATTTTTCCTTATAGGTGGAAGTATGTTTCGGTGGGCAGTGTCCTGAACCTTCACGAGACAAGTGTGTCGTCAATCAGGGCGCTGATCTCTCGTGTTTCTTCCGAGAAAACTCATGTGAACGGAATAGAAAAAGCTGTGCCTGGCGTTCTCCTGCCTGCTTTTAACATCGAATATGGACTATTCAAAGACTTT
This genomic window from Crassostrea angulata isolate pt1a10 chromosome 8, ASM2561291v2, whole genome shotgun sequence contains:
- the LOC128161030 gene encoding metalloproteinase inhibitor 3-like, which gives rise to MRTFWILFAVLSTVFTYSKACRCAPKHQQVQFCSSDFVIRAKVFGRTETGSSSFHNVYFTVRIFRHYKKGSYREIRRVQRIYTAPNSAGCGENFEKGREYIISGTIYKNKWITSTCNWNVETSLLPQYQRNALKFGYYSKQCSCDIDICLGGQCSKPSNDKCVVGQNGDYSCFFEENSCRRGRKGCTWHTSECLRSTYL
- the LOC128160318 gene encoding metalloproteinase inhibitor 3-like; translation: MKTLVIFCAVLASVYTYSEACSCFPQHPQVQFCNADFVIKAKVLKRRETGPSQSDDVIYTVKIIQNYKRDRYYRGRRVQQIFTASNSALCGSFFEIGREYIITGSIRENRWRTNLCSWNLPTTSLTQYQKNALKSGVYKNSCSCNVEVCFGGQCPEPSRDKCVVNQGADLSCFFRENSCERNRKSCAWRSPACF